DNA from Alphaproteobacteria bacterium:
CCAACCTTTCCCCTCTAAAGTTGCTTTAGCAGATGAACATGTAGCATCTGAACAAGTATTGCCCCCAACTCTAATACTTCCTGTATTTTTCAACTTAGCATTTGAATTAGAAATAGTTGATAGAAAACTAGAGTATATAGATGAAGACACTGAAGATGAGTAATCAATTACTGATAAGTTCGATGCATTCATCATACTATTTAAATAAACTACTTTAGTTGTATCTAATCCACTAAGGTTTAAATTAGCTATATTATTTAAACCAGTATAACTATCTCCACCAAACATATTAGTCATATTTGTAACCTTGCTTGTATCAAAATTACTTATATCTAGTGTAGTTAAGCTCTCTAGGCCATAAAACATACCATTAGGGTCGACAAGACTACTTGTATTAAAGTTGCTCACATCTAGACTTGTTAGCTTTTTCATACCGCCAAACATAGCAGCTGTATGTGTTACATTACTTGTATCAAATGAACTAACATCTAGTGTAGTTAAGCTCTCTAGCCCCCAAAACATATCACCCATATTAGTAACCTTCCTTGTATCAAATGAACTGATATTTAGACTTGTTATATTATTCGCATTCTCAAACATACTATTCATATTTGTTACATTACTTGTATCTAGACCTCTCAAATCAATATTTGTTATATATTCAGCATTATAGAACATCTCTGACATATCAGCCACACCGCTGGTATCACAATCCCCCGCAGTAAAAGAAGTCAAACGAGAATAAGAAAAAGAGCGATTAAAGCTTTTCCAACCCACATTGCCTAAGTTTTCAACTGTTTTCATTTTTGTAGGAACATGGCTAATATAAGGGAAATCCCCTGTTATTTTAACAGTCTTTCTTCCTCCAGTACTATATGTATGTGTAATATGGTAATTTGTAAAATCATTACAATCACTGTCATCATCCCAACAAATTCTACCATTATATCCACTTGAAACTTTAGTAGGGAAAATTATTGTATCTCCAGCATTAACTTCCCATGTTGTAACAAAAGGATTTTCTGCCACAGCATCACTAACATCAATAGAAGCGATTTTAGTTCCTTCTTGAACTTTATTAACTACTGCTGATAGGGTTATGTTTACTGTTCCACTTGCTTTTGCTTTTGCGATTGTTAGAGTTCTATTTGCTCCAGTTCCTGTAATGCTAACATCACTCGCTAAAACAACATCTTCATTCGCTAAACTAAAGCTAACAGCTACATCGTCTGCATTTATACCTCCTGAAGGAGTCAAAGTAATAGCAAATGTTTTATTTGTATCACTAGCTTTCATAGAAATGCTTTCAACCGCTATACTTACACTTCCTTGTTGTTCCGGATTTTCACTACCATCAAATGGAGTGGCAGGGTTAGCTTGTAAACTACCTGATAAATTCTCGAAATAATAATAATCTCTTGCATGTGAAATTCCAACTGCTGAGCTTATAAACGAAACAGCTATAGCTGAAAGTAAAAGCTTATTAGATAATTTTTTCATTTGTTTCTCCTCTCAAAATATAAATGAAATTTATTTTAGATTATTTTATACATATCATTCTTATAATGTCAAGATAATAGATGTTTTTTTTGATTATAGTATATTATTATTTTTTATATACCTCATCATTACCTATCTTTTTATTGTAATTATGATAATCGGAGCGAAGAAGAATCTTCTTGTGTTGCTGGATTTACCCTTCTATTCCGTCATTCTGAACGGACACACTTGTGTGGCAGTGAAGAATCTCACTGTGCTACTGGATATAAATCAATATTACACAGGCATGAAAAGATTCTTCTTCGCTTTGCTCATCATAATGACGGGGAATAGTGAGAATGATGAAAAGATTTTTCATTTTGTTCAGAATGGGGATATAATAATATAGCATGGTGAAAAAATTCTTCCTTGCACTTAGAATGGTGGGAAAAATTAGGATGAGAAAAAATAAATGATAATAAATTAATACAATTATTTATTTAAAATGCTATCTGCTGTTTTTAAATCTTCTAAAACATCTTTTAAAGAGTCAATTAAAACTTTATCTATCTTATTATTTTTTGCATTTAACTGTTTAATAGCACCTTCAATTGTTAATTTTTGAGTAGTTAGTAAATCATTTATCTCTTTTAATAAAGAAATATCATCTGGTCTATAGAATCTTCTTCCACCAGATCTCTTCATAGGTTGAATCTTATTAAATTTAGTTTCCCAGAATCTTATAGTTGATGCATTTCTGCCTATAATTTTAGAAACTTCACTTATGTTATAAAAATTCTTTTCCATATCTTACTTTTTGTTTACCATATCTTTTAGATGTTGACTTGCTTTGAAGCTTACAACTCTTCTTGGAGTTATCACACTTTCTTCACCTGTCTTAGGGTTTCTACCAATTCTCTCTGCTTTTTGTATCAAAGAAAAAGTACCAAAACCTGATATTTTAACATTATTGCCTTTAGACAATGCAGAAGAAATTATATCAAAGAAATCATCCACAAAATCCGCACATTCATTTCTAGATAACCCTAATTCTTGATAAACTGCTTCGCTAAGTTTCATCCTTGTAACTGTATTTTCTGGCATAATAAGAGTCCTCCTCTATTGTTCTTTCCCCTTTTATCTAAGTATATTAGAGCATACTTTATAAACAAAGTCAAGGTGTTAGATTATTACTAAAAATTTGATTTTGTTTTTAAATTAGTTATAATAAAAGCAAAAGGAGAAATTATATGAAACTTTTTAGAAATTTATTGTTTATTTTAACATTATCATCCTGCTCTACGGCAGTTGAAACTAATACTATAAGAGACTTTCAAGCAAACAAATACCTTGGCAAATGGTATGAAATAGCGAGATTTGACAACCGTTTTGAGAAAGGCTTAGATAATGTCTCTGCAACATACACCAAGCTTAAGCATAATAAAATTAGAGTTGTAAACAAAGGATATAATAAAGAAAAAAAAGTTTGGAAAGAAGCAAAAGGAGTGGCTCTTTTAAATAAGAACCCACAAATTGGTAAACTTCGAGTTAGTTTCTTTTGGCCATTTTTTGGAAATTACAACATACTATATGTAAATGATGAATATACATATGCAATTATTGGCTCAAAATCGAAAAAATATTTATGGTTATTGTCTAGAAATCACAGTATAAGTGAAGAAACAAAAGATATTCTCATAAAAAAAGTTAAAAGCTTAGGATATGATAGCAATAAGCTGATATATATTTCTCATGATTTAAACATTAAAAATTCAGAGAAGAAATAAAAATAAAAAAACTCTTGCAAAAAATAAAAAAATAAGTTATAAGTTATGTCTAAATTGAGTATTGGGATGTAGCCAAGCGGTAAGGCAACCGGTTTTGATCCGGTCATGCGCAGGTTCGAATCCTGCCATCCCAACCAATAAATAAAAGAGTCCAGCATTCGCTGGGCTTTTTTGTTTATTATTTGAATGATAGTTATTTGAACCGTTAAAGGTTCGGCAAAAAGATTAGCTTTCAACAAGGTTGAAAGGTTAGCGTTTGAAACTTTCGCAGACACACAGTGTCGCACGAAAGAAATCCTGCCATCCCAAAAAAATAACATATATCCCTTATTATACAATTTACTTGTAATACCTTTTTTATTTATTTTTCATATAGCTATATGATATTGAATCTATTTGGCATAGAAAAAAGATTGTATTGATATTATCAATTTTAATATTTCTTATTTCTTCTACTTTTATATTAAGTTCTTTTTCAAACCATTGAGCAACGAGATGTCTATGACAAAACTCTCCTTCTTTTTCATAACAGAGCAATATAGCATCACTACCAAGTTCTTTAAAAACCTTTGTAGCATCTAGAGGAGCTAGAATTTCTTCTTTAAACCTTTTTATATATCTTTGAACATCTCCAGTTTTTCTATATTCTTTATATATACTCCAAGAAGGAGCAAGCTTTTTATACTCCCTGCCCTTATAAGCATCGGGGCTACATCCAGATATAGAAACTGCATTTATATTATTACCATGTTTTGCAAAATTAGATGTTTTCATAAAATGAAATATATCATATATTAAACTTATACAATCATAAATTTGACTTTTAGCTAAAATTGTTATAACATTAATTACATATAAAAACAATTCCGCATTTTGCGGGATTTTTTAATCACAAAAATAATATTTTTGTTTGCAAGATTAGAGCATTTAATATAGTGAGGAGAGAAAAAATGGATAAATACCCTATGACAGAGAAATGCTACAACGATATGGTAGCTGAGCTAAAAAACTTAAAATCTGTTGAGAGACCAGCTGTGATAGAAGCTATCGCAGATGCTCGAGAGCACGGTGATTTGAAGGAAAATGCGGAGTATCATTCTGCAAGAGAAAAACAAAGTTTTATCGAAGGAAGAATACAAGAGCTTGAAGCAATAGTATCAAGAGCTCAAGTTATAAATCCGCTAGATTTTGCAGGAGACTCTAATGTAAAATTCGGAGCAACTGTACAAATAGTTGATGAAGATACTGAAGAAGAAAAGACTCTTCAAATAGTTGGGGAATTTGAAGGCGATATAAGTAAAGGTTTAATTTCCTTGACTTCTCCTTTGGCAAGAGCTATGATAGGTAAATCCGAAGGAGACTCATTTGAAGTAATTACTCCTGCTGGTAAAAAATTCTATGAAATTGAAGAAGTAAAATATGTATAACAAGAACTTAAATATAAATGTGATTATAAATTCTACATCCCCTTTAGGGGTTTAGAATCGTAGAAAAAATTAATCACAATTTAAGTTAAAAATTATACAAAGGAAAAATCAAAAATGTTAGATATAAAATTTATTAAAGAAAACCCAGAGGTTGTTAAAAATGCCTGTGAAGTAAAGGGCTTTGCTTGTGATATTGATAGACTTCTAGAATTAGAAATAATTGTTAGAAACAATGACACTAAGATTCAAGAGCTTCAAGCAGAAAAAAATAGCCTTTCAGCTAAAATAAAATCAGCTACAAACGAAGAAAGACCAGCTATAATTGAAGCTTCAAAAAAAGCTGGGGAAGAAATTAAAAAAATTGAAGAGGAACTAACCCCTTTAAAGAATGAATTGAAAGATTTAATACTATCAGTTCCTCAAATACCTCATAAGGATATGCCTATAGGGAAAACTGATGAAGACAATGTTGTTCTTAGAACAGAAGGTGAAATACCAGAACTTGATTTTGAACCTTTATCTCACTTTGATCTTTGTGAAAAAAATGATTGGGCTGATTTTCAAAGAGTATCAAATGTTTGTGGTTCAAGAAGTATATTATGTTTAAAAGGTAGATTAGCTAGATTAGAGTTTGCTCTATATAACTACATGCAAGATAAAATGGAAGAAGCAGGATTTACTCAATTAAACCTACCTGCTCTAATTAAAAAAGAAGCTATCTTTGATGCAGGACATTTTCCAGGAAGCGACATGAGTGTTATGGATAACGATGTTTTTGCTTTAGGTAATGACAATCGCTCTCTTGCGGGTACATCAGAAATTGCTATAAACTCTTTACATGCGGGAGAAGTAATTGATGAGAGCAAACTACCTCTAATGTATACAGCATACTCAACTTGTTTCAGAAGAGAAGCAGGGGCTGCTGGTAAAGATACTAGAGGATTTGTAAGAGGAAATCAGTTTAACAAGCAAGAAATGTATGTATTTTGTAAAAATGACCCTAAAGAATCTCAAAAAATGTTCGAATTAATGTTCGGATTATTCGAGAGCTTTGTATCAGAAATGGAAATGCCATATCATGTTTTAGAGGCATGTTCTGGAGATGTTGGATTTAATAAAGTTAAGATGCATGATTTAGAGGCTTGGTCTCCAGCTCAAAATAGATACATTGAGTTAGGTAGTTGTTCTATAATACATGACTTCCAAGCTAGAAGAACAAAAACTAGATATAAAAATCAAGAAACTGGCAAAATAGAGTATTGTCATACATTAAACAATACTTGTTTAGCTACTCCTAGATTTTTAGCTTTATTCTTAGAGAACCATCAAACAGCTGAAGGTAAAGTTAAACTTCCTGAAAAGCTAAGACCTTATATGGGTGGTAAAGAATACTTATAAATCTAAATTTTATTACAGAATAAAAAAGAATCTTTTTAGATTGCACTTTGCAGGTAGAAAGGTTCTTTTTTTTATTGAACACTAATTGCTAATCCACCCTTTTTCCCATTCTCTTTTTTTCTCCTCCTTTTCCCCTTTCCCCATCCTTCTGAACAAAGTGAAGAATCTTTTTATTATGCTATATTATTTTCTCGTCATTCTTGTAGATGTCAAGTAATTCGTGGACAGTTTTCATTAAATTCTATAGGAGTTTTCCCATTTAATCCTTGATGAGGTCTTTCCTCATTGTAATAACATAGATACTCTGCTAGGTTTTGTTTAAAATCCTCAATGCTATCAAAGTCTGTGTCTTCTATTAAATCTTCATGCAAGGTTTTCCAAAACCTCTCTATCTTTCCATTGGTTTGGGGCCTATATGGCTTTGTGTACCTGTGTTTTATTCCATAATATTTTAATAATCTCTCAAATGGATTTGTATCTTTGTTTTTCTTATCTGGTCCTTGACCAAACTCACTGCCGTTATCTGATAATATTTCTTTAAACTTAATATCTGTAAACTCACTAAATGCTCCAAGCATATCCATACTTGCAAACATCACTGTTAAAGATTTTTTATCTTCTATTAACTCTACAAAAGCTATTCTTGTAGCAGCATCAATTAATCCAACCAAATAGTGACTCTTATTAACTTCTAATAATCCTTTAGGTAAGTTATAACAGTCTATATGACCTAGCTCTCCCGCTTTTTCTTTTATTATCTTCCTTCTATTATTTTTCATTTTCTTTTTCAACCTCTGCATTCCTTTATCTCTTAATATATTATATATGGTTGATGGACTAGGAGTGTACTTATGATATTTTCTTTTTAAGATACTATGGATCTCATACCTAGAGCAACCTTTCTCCCTTAACTTTATAATACTTTCCTCTATATTGTAAAGAACCGTCCTTCTTTTTTTAAATTTCGGACCTCTTTTTAATGGAGCTACTCCTTTAGGACTAGGGTTTTGCTTATATTTATTTATATATTTATAAAATGCTTGCCTAGATATATGATGACTATCATATAAATCTTTTACATATTTATACCTTTTATTTTTACCTTGCTTTATTAAATTATGCTCTTTTATTAAGTTTTCTATAAATAAAAAATTATTCCTTAATAATGTTTCGTCTTGTGAATTCTTTAACTTTATGCTCATTATTCGTTCCTTTCCTTCGTTAAATTCATCTTCTTATATTTAACGAAAACTGTCCACGAATTATTTAACATCTACAATTCTGAGTGTAACGAAGAATCTTTTCATGCTTGTGGAATGTGAATTGATATCCAGTAGCACAGTGAGATTCTTCTTCGCTCCGCTCATCAGAATGACCGGCTGAGGATGGATGATGTTTTTTTAGATAAAATCATTCAGAATAACAAATGTGGAAATATTTTCTAAACTATAATAATAAAAATATTTATCCCCTCGTTAAATTA
Protein-coding regions in this window:
- a CDS encoding DUF488 domain-containing protein: MKTSNFAKHGNNINAVSISGCSPDAYKGREYKKLAPSWSIYKEYRKTGDVQRYIKRFKEEILAPLDATKVFKELGSDAILLCYEKEGEFCHRHLVAQWFEKELNIKVEEIRNIKIDNINTIFFLCQIDSISYSYMKNK
- a CDS encoding integration host factor subunit alpha: MPENTVTRMKLSEAVYQELGLSRNECADFVDDFFDIISSALSKGNNVKISGFGTFSLIQKAERIGRNPKTGEESVITPRRVVSFKASQHLKDMVNKK
- the serS gene encoding serine--tRNA ligase; its protein translation is MLDIKFIKENPEVVKNACEVKGFACDIDRLLELEIIVRNNDTKIQELQAEKNSLSAKIKSATNEERPAIIEASKKAGEEIKKIEEELTPLKNELKDLILSVPQIPHKDMPIGKTDEDNVVLRTEGEIPELDFEPLSHFDLCEKNDWADFQRVSNVCGSRSILCLKGRLARLEFALYNYMQDKMEEAGFTQLNLPALIKKEAIFDAGHFPGSDMSVMDNDVFALGNDNRSLAGTSEIAINSLHAGEVIDESKLPLMYTAYSTCFRREAGAAGKDTRGFVRGNQFNKQEMYVFCKNDPKESQKMFELMFGLFESFVSEMEMPYHVLEACSGDVGFNKVKMHDLEAWSPAQNRYIELGSCSIIHDFQARRTKTRYKNQETGKIEYCHTLNNTCLATPRFLALFLENHQTAEGKVKLPEKLRPYMGGKEYL
- a CDS encoding integrase core domain-containing protein, producing MSIKLKNSQDETLLRNNFLFIENLIKEHNLIKQGKNKRYKYVKDLYDSHHISRQAFYKYINKYKQNPSPKGVAPLKRGPKFKKRRTVLYNIEESIIKLREKGCSRYEIHSILKRKYHKYTPSPSTIYNILRDKGMQRLKKKMKNNRRKIIKEKAGELGHIDCYNLPKGLLEVNKSHYLVGLIDAATRIAFVELIEDKKSLTVMFASMDMLGAFSEFTDIKFKEILSDNGSEFGQGPDKKNKDTNPFERLLKYYGIKHRYTKPYRPQTNGKIERFWKTLHEDLIEDTDFDSIEDFKQNLAEYLCYYNEERPHQGLNGKTPIEFNENCPRIT
- the greA gene encoding transcription elongation factor GreA, with product MDKYPMTEKCYNDMVAELKNLKSVERPAVIEAIADAREHGDLKENAEYHSAREKQSFIEGRIQELEAIVSRAQVINPLDFAGDSNVKFGATVQIVDEDTEEEKTLQIVGEFEGDISKGLISLTSPLARAMIGKSEGDSFEVITPAGKKFYEIEEVKYV
- a CDS encoding lipocalin family protein, with the translated sequence MKLFRNLLFILTLSSCSTAVETNTIRDFQANKYLGKWYEIARFDNRFEKGLDNVSATYTKLKHNKIRVVNKGYNKEKKVWKEAKGVALLNKNPQIGKLRVSFFWPFFGNYNILYVNDEYTYAIIGSKSKKYLWLLSRNHSISEETKDILIKKVKSLGYDSNKLIYISHDLNIKNSEKK
- a CDS encoding MerR family transcriptional regulator is translated as MEKNFYNISEVSKIIGRNASTIRFWETKFNKIQPMKRSGGRRFYRPDDISLLKEINDLLTTQKLTIEGAIKQLNAKNNKIDKVLIDSLKDVLEDLKTADSILNK
- a CDS encoding BspA family leucine-rich repeat surface protein encodes the protein MKKLSNKLLLSAIAVSFISSAVGISHARDYYYFENLSGSLQANPATPFDGSENPEQQGSVSIAVESISMKASDTNKTFAITLTPSGGINADDVAVSFSLANEDVVLASDVSITGTGANRTLTIAKAKASGTVNITLSAVVNKVQEGTKIASIDVSDAVAENPFVTTWEVNAGDTIIFPTKVSSGYNGRICWDDDSDCNDFTNYHITHTYSTGGRKTVKITGDFPYISHVPTKMKTVENLGNVGWKSFNRSFSYSRLTSFTAGDCDTSGVADMSEMFYNAEYITNIDLRGLDTSNVTNMNSMFENANNITSLNISSFDTRKVTNMGDMFWGLESLTTLDVSSFDTSNVTHTAAMFGGMKKLTSLDVSNFNTSSLVDPNGMFYGLESLTTLDISNFDTSKVTNMTNMFGGDSYTGLNNIANLNLSGLDTTKVVYLNSMMNASNLSVIDYSSSVSSSIYSSFLSTISNSNAKLKNTGSIRVGGNTCSDATCSSAKATLEGKGWVFSSN